The window AAGTTGACGAATCCACTCTCGATCTTGTTCTACTCCTAAATTGTAGCTAAATGTTTTCAAAGAAGCATCAGGACTAGCCAAACCGATGTAAACTAATCCCACAGGTTTGGTTTCTGTACTTCCAGTTGGTCCTGCGACACCAGTAATGCTCAGCGCCCAATCTGTCTTCAACAGTTTTTTGACTCCTAAAGCCATTTGCTCAGCTACTTGAGGGCTAACTGCACCGAATTGATTTAAATCTTGGGGATTAACCTCTAAAACAGAGATTTTAACTTGGTTATCGTAAGATATTACGCCACCTTGAAAGTAATCAGAACTGCCAGAAATGGTAGTTAATAGCTGTCCTAAACCTCCGCCAGTGCAAGATTCTGCCACGCTGAGGGTTTGTTTTGCCTCTGTTAATAAGTTACCCACAACTGAAGCCAAAGAATCACCATCAGCACCATAAAAATCTAGACCAGCGATCGCCTTAATTTGTGCTTCTATAGGGGTAATTTGTGCCATTGCTTCAGCTTCAGAAGCCGCATAAGCTGCTACCCGCAACTTTACCTCTCCTTTACCAGCATAAGGCGCAACAGTAGGATTCGTAGAATTCAGCAACTCCCCAACTTTTTCAGCCAAAACCGACTCAGCAACTCCCCAAAACCGCAGCATTCGGCTATAAATAACTTTTTCACCCCATCCTTGGCTTTTGAGATATGGAATCGCCGTATCAGACCACATTCTATACATTTCTCTGGGAACGCCAGGGAAAGTTAAAATAGTTAGACCAGGACGAGGTTGCCAAATCATTCCTGGTGCAGTTCCCAAAGGGTTAGGTAAAACATCTGCACCTTGAGGCTGTAAAGCTTGTTTGCGGTTACTCACCGTCATAACTCGCCCTCTGCGGGCATATTTTTGGGTAATATCCTCTATAACTTCGGGATGTTCCACCAAAGGTACACCAAAAAATTCTGCAATGGTTTCGGTAGTCAGATCGTCGGGGGTTGGCCCCAAACCACCAGTAAAGATTAAAATGGAAGCGCGAGTACTAGCAATTTCGATTACCTGTTTAATTCTCTCTGGATTGTCCCCAACTACAGTTTGATTGTAGTGAGGAATCCCCAAACTAGCGAGTTGTTTGGCTAAATACTGGGCATTGCTGTTAAGAATATCACCCAAAAGTAACTCGGTTCCCACGCAAATTATTTCAGCACTCATGCAGATTTTCTCGGTTTGGCAACTTGTGGCACTACCTGTTGAAGATAACTGCTTTTTGCACTTGAACCGTAATGTCTTGGAAAGATTTAATCCTCCACAGTAGGAAGACCATTTTCATGTTGTTGGGCTACATAATTGGTGTGTAGAGACGTTGCAATGAGGTTTAAATAGTTAAACAAAATTATTTGTATATTTTGTTTTCCCAATCCCCAATCCAATTGGTATTGTGGGCGAAAAAATTGCTACTAAAAGCAATACCTAGCCCCCACCACTCCTCATGGAGCAGCAAAAGCTAGGTATATTTTTCCAATTTAAATTTGATTAATTGGATTTAATACTTAAATAATAGCATATAAGAATAGGATTTGCAAGTTATAATTTCAATTATGTCCAAAAAATCTATTTATTAGTAATTTTTATTTATTTTTAGCAATATATAAGACACAAAAAAGGTACGATCGCCTATCGTACCTTGCAAAATTGAGATTTTGATCGCCAAAAGGTTAAGCAATCGCTGGTACGGGAATGGTTAAATGGGGATAAAGCGGGAAGCGATCGCATAGTTGTGCGACTCGTCGGCGACAGTTGCTAGCGACAGCAGTATCTTCTGGATTCAAGAAGCGATCGGCAATAATATCGCCAATTTCTTTAAATTCAGCTTCTCCTAAACCTCGTGTCGTCATGGCTGGAGAACCAAGTCTTACCCCACTAGTTACAAACGGAGATTGGGGATCGAAGGGGACAGTATTCTTGTTAGCTGTAATATTCACTTCACCCAGTAAGCGATCGCCTTCTTTACCAGTCATTCCTACCGATTGCAAATCAACTAGCATTAAGTGGTTATCTGTGCCATTAGATACTAGTTTTAAGCCTCTAGCTTGCAATTGTGCAGCTAAAGCTTGGGAATTAGCCACAACTTGACCGGAATAAGTCTTAAACTCAGGAGTAAGAGCTTCTCCAAAAGCCACCGCTTTAGCTGCAATAACGTGTTCTAAAGGGCCACCTTGAGAACCAGGAAAAACAGCCTTATCTAACTTTTTGCCTAATTCCGCGTCAGCAGTCAAAATCAAGCCACCTCTAGGTCCTCTCAGGGTTTTGTGAGTAGTGGTCGTAACTACATGGCAATGGGGAATCGGACTAGGATGATGACCTGTAGCCACTAATCCGGCAACATGGGCGATATCTGCCAACAAATAAGCCCCTATTTCATCAGCAATGCTTCTAAATTTAGCAAAATCAATAATTCTAGGATATGCCGAATAACCACAAATCAGTAACTTGGGACGATGTTGCTTGGCTAATTCCCTAATTTGGTCATAATCTAGTTGCTCTGTTTCTGGACTAACCCCATAGTGAGCTACCTTGAACCACTTACCAGAAACATTCACAGGGGAACCGTGAGTCAGATGTCCACCGTGGGATAAATCCATCCCCATGATTGTGTCACCTGGTTCTAATAGCGTCAGGAAGACGGCAAAATTGGCTTGTGCGCCAGAGTGAGGTTGAACGTTAGCATGAGCGGCATCAAAAAGCTGCTTGGCGCGATCTATGGCTAATTGC is drawn from Merismopedia glauca CCAP 1448/3 and contains these coding sequences:
- a CDS encoding competence/damage-inducible protein A, which produces MSAEIICVGTELLLGDILNSNAQYLAKQLASLGIPHYNQTVVGDNPERIKQVIEIASTRASILIFTGGLGPTPDDLTTETIAEFFGVPLVEHPEVIEDITQKYARRGRVMTVSNRKQALQPQGADVLPNPLGTAPGMIWQPRPGLTILTFPGVPREMYRMWSDTAIPYLKSQGWGEKVIYSRMLRFWGVAESVLAEKVGELLNSTNPTVAPYAGKGEVKLRVAAYAASEAEAMAQITPIEAQIKAIAGLDFYGADGDSLASVVGNLLTEAKQTLSVAESCTGGGLGQLLTTISGSSDYFQGGVISYDNQVKISVLEVNPQDLNQFGAVSPQVAEQMALGVKKLLKTDWALSITGVAGPTGSTETKPVGLVYIGLASPDASLKTFSYNLGVEQDREWIRQLSSCHALDRLRRQLLLSSKAK
- the glyA gene encoding serine hydroxymethyltransferase, with product MAQTNLDFLAQTDPIVAQYIQQELQRQRDHLELIASENFTSAAVLAAQGSVLTNKYAEGLPAKRYYGGCEFIDRVEQLAIDRAKQLFDAAHANVQPHSGAQANFAVFLTLLEPGDTIMGMDLSHGGHLTHGSPVNVSGKWFKVAHYGVSPETEQLDYDQIRELAKQHRPKLLICGYSAYPRIIDFAKFRSIADEIGAYLLADIAHVAGLVATGHHPSPIPHCHVVTTTTHKTLRGPRGGLILTADAELGKKLDKAVFPGSQGGPLEHVIAAKAVAFGEALTPEFKTYSGQVVANSQALAAQLQARGLKLVSNGTDNHLMLVDLQSVGMTGKEGDRLLGEVNITANKNTVPFDPQSPFVTSGVRLGSPAMTTRGLGEAEFKEIGDIIADRFLNPEDTAVASNCRRRVAQLCDRFPLYPHLTIPVPAIA